GAGCGCGGCACCAAACTCAGGGCTGAACAGCGTCGTGCCCAGGCGCGAGGCCCAGAACGCGATCGCCCCACCGAGCAACACCGCCAAGTAGTCCCGTTTTCGCGCTTGGAACAGCACCGTAAACGCCGCCGCACACAACACAATGGCAATGCTGGCGCTCCACCATGACGGGGGCGCCGCGGGTGTGGATACAAAGGGTGTGAACAGCAGCGCCACACCACCCCAGCCCGCCGCTGCACCGAGCGCCAGCTGCAGCAACACCACCAACGATCCCATCATGCGCGCCGTACCACTTACCAGATGCCGGTGGGCCAATTCGTTTACACCCATCGTGAGCCCGAGCCCAGGAATCAACACAATGAGTGACGCCAAGCTGACGATGATCGGATGCGTTTGCGGCAGAAACTCAGCGATAAGACGCGCAGAGGCGGCCGCGAACGCGGCAGAAAGCGTAGGGAGCAACATCGCCAATCGCGGGCGTTTGGCCGACACGACCGCGAACGTACCGATACAACCACCCAATAGTGCGGCGACCAAGGAATCCAGCCCGTGGCCATTAAACAGTTGCGCCACGCAGGCGGCAACAATCACGAAGGCCGCAACGAGCAGCAGCGGACCGTAGCGCGCCGGGCGCGCCACGATGGTGTCGATGGCGTTGCGCGCCGATTGGTAGTCCAGCTCACCGCGGCTCACTTGCTGCATAACCGACTGCAGATCGCCAAGCTTTTCCAGATTGGCTTCACTGGGTTCCACACGCAGTAAATAGGTGCGCTGATTCTCGAGTTGTCCGATGGCCGCCGTCACGGACGTGGGCGTTGCGAGGATCTGCAGCTTCATATCCAGGTCACGCGCAATGCCCGCCATGGCCTGCTCCAGGCGATGGGACGGTGTGCCAAACAAATGCAGAGCCTGCATCAGTGACAGCACAAACGCATCGCGGTGTTTAATCCCGTCAGGAATAGGGGTGTTGGTGATGTGCATCAGCGTCTTCCGACAGACCAAGAGCGGCCCGACTAAAAGGCGGATCGTCGACGATTATGCGCTGCGGTTCAAGCCCTGTTGAACAATAAATTGGTCATCGAGAGGCGAGAGGGAAACGGCCCGCTTACCGACTGAAATACAGCTGAGTGCGCTTGCTGGCCAGCAGAAAATACGACCAAAAAAAATACGCAATCATCGACCCACAAATGAGCCACAGTACCACCACTGAGGCGTTGGTCGACTCAAACCACAGTGCCTGCACATGAAGTTGATTGGCGTTGAGCGTGCCGCGCACACCCACATAAAAGATACTCAGACAGGCAAATGCCGACAGCGCCATGGCGGTCAGTCGCGCCCACTGCTGGCGCAATAACAGTCCCGCGGCCACCAGCAACAGCAATACGCGCAGGTCGAAGTAGAACTGAGCGGTGCTGGTCATATCGATTGCGGCGCGCAGCCCCGTCAGCGCGATGCCGCAAATGATAATGGCTAAGGAAAACGCGTATCCCATGCCTGTACCTCAAATTGTTGTTGTTTTTGTGCGCTGTTAATCGCGCTTGTGTTTAACACCTTAGCAGAACTCAGCCAACGGATGACTCACTCTTTACTTAATACGGCCACCGCACGAACAGATGGCAAACGCGCAGTATGCCCCTCTACTGGGCAGCGAGTGTTTCTTGTATATAGCGGTCAACCACTGACGGCAAAACGGTGAGGGGTACGGCGCCACCCATCAGCACCGCGCGGTGAAACGCGGTCAAATCGAACAGCGGCCCAAGCTCGTCCATCGCGCGTTGGCGTTCGTCGAGAATTTGCAGCATCCCCACGTAGTACGCGGTGGCTTGTCCCGTGTAGACGCTGTAGCGCAAGGCAGCGCCTTGCGATGCGGACGTCGACCACCCAACATTGTCCTCATTAAATTGTCGCGCCTCATCGAGCGACCAGCCAAGGTCATGAATGCCCGTGTCCATCACCAACCGGGCGGCACGGAGCGCCTCAAATTGCAGACGACCGAGATCACCGTATCGATCGTCGGCATACCAGCCAAGCTCATAGGCCAAACGCTCGGCATAGAGCGCCCAGCCCTCGACAAAGCCGGTGAAGGTCAGCACCTTGCGAAAGAGTGGACTGTCCTGCTCAAGCGCTAAAGCGATCTGCGTATGATGTCCCGGCAGCGCCTCATGAAACGTCAGCGTTGGCATATCGTAATACGGGCGTTCGCTCGTACCGGCATAAAACGCACCGGGGCGCGAACCATCGAGCGACGGACGGATATAGTAACCGCCGCCAAACGGATCGGCTTCCACCACCACATCGAACTGGGGAAACACATCGAAGGCCTCATTTAATCGCGAGCGCGCAAATTCGATGAGTGATTCGTATCGCGCCTGCACTTGGTCCGCCGGTACAATGCCTCCATCGTTCGCCACACGTTCAAACAGCTCAGCAAGGGTTTCGTCCTGCGGATAGGCTAGCTCATCGAACAACAGACGCATCTCATGTCGAATACGTTGAAGCTCACTCACACCCAAATCATGCACCTGTTGCGCAGTGAGATCGGTCGTCGTATGGTGCTTGAGCGCCCACTGATAATACGCCTCACCATCGGGAAACTGACCCACACCAATCGACTCCGGCGCCATATTGATGTGCTCATGAATTTTGTCGAACAGGCGTTGATAAGCCGGGATCACCACCTCAGCCACCGCGTCACGTGCCCGCGTTTGCAGCTCGCTACGTCGCTGGGCGTTCAATGAAGGCACCGCATTAAGCACGCGAAAAAAGCCGGTGTAGTAAGGGTGAGAAGCGGGCGCGAGGCTACGCAACTGGCTCACCTGCGAACGCGAGATGGTCAACGAAGGAATGGGCTCAACGATTCCACGCCTGGCCTGTTCATCCATAAGCTGCATCGCCTGATCAAATTTGACGCCGACCAGGCCCAGGCGCTCAATGTAGTCCAGCGCGTCTTGCTCGGTGCCAAGCGGATGAACCTCGGTTAAAAAGCGCTGCGTCGAATTGTGGAATCCAAAGAAAAAATAGGTCGCAAAATAACGGTGATAACGAAATGGCCGCCTGGCGGCTTCGTCATCGAGATACCATCGATACACATCGTAGTGGATTTTTTCGTCATCCAAGAGCGCTTCGCGATCGAACGTATCGAGTAGCTCACGCACCACGTCGATCATCTCAAAGGTTTCATTGAGGTAGCGTTCGTCAAGATTGTTTAGCGAGACGTCGTCGAGCTCACCCGGCAGGCCAAAGCTGACATACGATTCGGGCGAGCGTTTGGCCAGTGCGTCAAATGATGCGTCGTAAAATGCATTCAGTGGCAGGCCCTGAAGTGCGTCACGCAACTTCTCGCTGTCGGTTTGACTGGAGACGGGCGGTGGTGGGCTTACCGGTGGCGCGGGTCCGGGTGCCGGGCTTCCGCCACCGCATGAATGTACAACCAACAGTACACAAGCCAGAGCGGTGATCTGTTTACCGAACAACCACACGGTGGTTTTCGTGCGCGGTGTAACAGGCGGCATAGGCACTCCTGAGTACGATGCGCCGTCCGGCCCACGCCGGACGGCGCTCACGCGTTGGTTTAGCCCTCGTTCACTTTCACAGGGCGCATGAATTTAAGCGTCATGCGATCACTTTCGCCGATTTCGCGCATGGTGCTTTCCAAGTGTTTATTCTCGTCATCTAAACGCAGAACGGGCGGCAACGACCACACCCCAGAAGGATGATTCTTTGTGTCACGCGGATTGGCATTAATGTCACTTTGATCGAGCAACACAAACCCGGCTTTCTCGGCCATCGCAATCACGCTGCTTTGGGTCAGATAACCGGTTTCACCGGTATAGTCTTCGCCTTCATTTCCGCGATGTTGAACCAGTCCCAGCACGCCGCCAGGTTTGAGATACGTGAACATATTTTTGAACGCGGCTTCGGCTTGACCACGTCGCGCCCAGCCGTGCGTGTTTCGAAATGTCAGCACAAGATCGGCTGATCCTGCCGGTGCGGCATCCATTGTGCCGTTGGGGTTAAACACCCGCACCTTGGCCTGGTCATACACCTCCGGTCGGGCCGCCAATTTGTCGCCGAGCTTTTTCATATTGCGTGTCACATATTCACTCTCCGGATTGGCTTCAAAGCTACCCAAATAGAGCGTGCCGCTGTCCCGTAAGAAAGGCGCGAGAATTTCGGTGTACCAACCGTTACCACCCGGAGAAATCTCAACCACCGTCATCGTGGGTGTAATGCCGAAGAACTTGAGGGTTTCGACCGGTCGGCGTTCGCTGTTGCGATCGGCGTGACCTTCCGCCCGATGATCGCCGTTAGCGTATTTTTCGAGGCTCGTGGCAATGCAGTCGGCCTGTGCAGAAGCGGCCAGCACGAGGGCTGCGCAAACCCAAAATGCGCGATAAATCAGTCGGTTGATCATTGGGACTCCCTTGAAAGCGGTAACAAATATCGCCGCATTCTAACATCAGACCGCTCGTTAGGGGCTGGGTTGCGCGGCGAACCGCGGCAGAGAATCGATATGGGTGCTAGGCAAGCGTTCGGCCCATGCTAACCACGGGCATGGTTTCGCCATTGTCCAATGACAATACATAGCGGCGTTCGGGCACGTAGCCCTTGGCGGCATAGAGCCGCTCACCTGACAGCGTGGCCACCAAAGCCATTCGGGTAAAACCCTCCGCTCGCGCCGCGTCTTCACATAACGCAATAAGCTGGTTACCGATGCCCTGTCGCGCAAAATCCGGGTGCACAAAGAACGCTCTAATCCGAGCTGGGTCGGTGTCGGGATTTAGGAGGGGATCAGCCTCTGACTTAGCCGCGTCTGCGCCGAACAGCGTTTGGCGTTTGCTCCAGCCACCACAGGCGATTAACCGCGCATCCTCATACACGCTGAAATACGTGCGATCGTTAATTAGTTGTGTATCGACACCAAAGACGGTACCCAGTGCGCCACGAATTTGCTCAACCGTGTAGTCATTACGCTGAAGTGCCAGGGCCGACCGTTCAATTAGACTAACAAGCGCCGGCACATCGTCAGGCGTAGCAAAGCGATAATCGCGTTCAGCCAAGCTGTTTAACCGACTCACGATCAAACGCGATGTCCAACTCATCCGGTAAGTCGTCTTGCCCAACGGTGAGTCCCTCGAAGTCGTACAAGGTTCGGTCGAACAGATGGCTGCGCGACACACGCGTCATTGATTTGAAAATACTTACAACACGATTAGGCGATTCCTTTTCCCATTCTCGCAGCATTAGCTTGATTTTTACGCGCTCGAGATTGTCCTGCGAACCGCATAAATTACATGGAATGATGGGATACGCCCGTCTCAGTGCAAAACGTGCGATATCGCGCTCTCGGCAATAAGCCAAAGGCCGAATGACGATATTATTTTTGTTATCGCTGATCAGTTTGGGCGGCATCGACTTGAGTCGAGAGCCATGGAACATATTGAGAAACAGTGTTTCGACCATATCGTCCATATGATGGCCAAGCGCAATTTTTGTGGCGCCGAGCTCTTCGGCAACCCGGTATAGAATTCCGCGGCGCAGCCGTGAGCAAAGCGAACACATCGTACGACCTTCGGGGATCTTATCCGTTACGATCGAGTAGGTGTCTTGGGTTTCGATATGATGCTCAACACCCAACGTGTTGAGATAGTCAGGTAATACATCGGGTGGAAAGCCCGGCTGCTTTTGATCCAGATTCATAGCGACGATCGTAAAAGACACCGGCGCCACGCGCCGAAGGTGCAAAAGCATGTCGAGCAGTGTGTACGAATCCTTGCCGCCGGATAGGCACACCATCACACGATCGCCCTCTTCGATCATGTTGTAATCAACGATCGCCTCACCGGTCTTTCGACGCAGTCGTTTTTCGAGTTTTTTAAATTCGTATGCGTTCATGATTCAAAGCAAGCTAAGCCGGGATTTACGAATTACCCGCAATGCGAATAGGTGCTACCTGTTCTTGCACAATCGTTAGAAACTCGTGAATTAATGCGTCGGGTTGGACGGTATCGACCGTTGATTCGGCGTTAAAATCGGCTATCCCCAAATGGGAAGGGCTGTGCACTTCAATGACATCGGCATAGGACACCCATGTGTCTTCGCTTTTCACTTTAAGTTCGTACGCATGATAAGCCAGTGGCGACGGTGTTGTGAGGTTCATCATGTCGTACAGCGCAAAGAGCTCGCCATGGATCGGTAGCTCCATGAGTGTCGCCGTGTGTTTGACCACACCAAAGCCGGCGTCCACGAACGATTGGCCGATGGACGCGCCATCGATAATGGTCTGATGAACGCGCATGACACTTTCCGGATAATTCAGGTGAAAGCGCGCGACCGCCAGGGACCGCGTTACGCGTTGCTGATTGTCGAGGCTATACAGGCTGGTAATGCGCTGACTCGGATGTTGGGCCAGAACTTCAACTCCATACGAGCCAAATTTTTGTTGGATAAGCGTACTGTTCAACGG
The Pseudomonadota bacterium genome window above contains:
- a CDS encoding methyltransferase; its protein translation is MINRLIYRAFWVCAALVLAASAQADCIATSLEKYANGDHRAEGHADRNSERRPVETLKFFGITPTMTVVEISPGGNGWYTEILAPFLRDSGTLYLGSFEANPESEYVTRNMKKLGDKLAARPEVYDQAKVRVFNPNGTMDAAPAGSADLVLTFRNTHGWARRGQAEAAFKNMFTYLKPGGVLGLVQHRGNEGEDYTGETGYLTQSSVIAMAEKAGFVLLDQSDINANPRDTKNHPSGVWSLPPVLRLDDENKHLESTMREIGESDRMTLKFMRPVKVNEG
- a CDS encoding DUF885 domain-containing protein, coding for MPPVTPRTKTTVWLFGKQITALACVLLVVHSCGGGSPAPGPAPPVSPPPPVSSQTDSEKLRDALQGLPLNAFYDASFDALAKRSPESYVSFGLPGELDDVSLNNLDERYLNETFEMIDVVRELLDTFDREALLDDEKIHYDVYRWYLDDEAARRPFRYHRYFATYFFFGFHNSTQRFLTEVHPLGTEQDALDYIERLGLVGVKFDQAMQLMDEQARRGIVEPIPSLTISRSQVSQLRSLAPASHPYYTGFFRVLNAVPSLNAQRRSELQTRARDAVAEVVIPAYQRLFDKIHEHINMAPESIGVGQFPDGEAYYQWALKHHTTTDLTAQQVHDLGVSELQRIRHEMRLLFDELAYPQDETLAELFERVANDGGIVPADQVQARYESLIEFARSRLNEAFDVFPQFDVVVEADPFGGGYYIRPSLDGSRPGAFYAGTSERPYYDMPTLTFHEALPGHHTQIALALEQDSPLFRKVLTFTGFVEGWALYAERLAYELGWYADDRYGDLGRLQFEALRAARLVMDTGIHDLGWSLDEARQFNEDNVGWSTSASQGAALRYSVYTGQATAYYVGMLQILDERQRAMDELGPLFDLTAFHRAVLMGGAVPLTVLPSVVDRYIQETLAAQ
- a CDS encoding GNAT family N-acetyltransferase — protein: MSRLNSLAERDYRFATPDDVPALVSLIERSALALQRNDYTVEQIRGALGTVFGVDTQLINDRTYFSVYEDARLIACGGWSKRQTLFGADAAKSEADPLLNPDTDPARIRAFFVHPDFARQGIGNQLIALCEDAARAEGFTRMALVATLSGERLYAAKGYVPERRYVLSLDNGETMPVVSMGRTLA
- a CDS encoding threonine/serine exporter family protein; the encoded protein is MHITNTPIPDGIKHRDAFVLSLMQALHLFGTPSHRLEQAMAGIARDLDMKLQILATPTSVTAAIGQLENQRTYLLRVEPSEANLEKLGDLQSVMQQVSRGELDYQSARNAIDTIVARPARYGPLLLVAAFVIVAACVAQLFNGHGLDSLVAALLGGCIGTFAVVSAKRPRLAMLLPTLSAAFAAASARLIAEFLPQTHPIIVSLASLIVLIPGLGLTMGVNELAHRHLVSGTARMMGSLVVLLQLALGAAAGWGGVALLFTPFVSTPAAPPSWWSASIAIVLCAAAFTVLFQARKRDYLAVLLGGAIAFWASRLGTTLFSPEFGAALGAWSIGCLSNILARLRDRPALTTLLPGIILLVPGSLGFRSIQAMLQNEVVLGVEAAATTFMVAIALVIGLFLSNLTIAPRKIL
- the ttcA gene encoding tRNA 2-thiocytidine(32) synthetase TtcA, yielding MNAYEFKKLEKRLRRKTGEAIVDYNMIEEGDRVMVCLSGGKDSYTLLDMLLHLRRVAPVSFTIVAMNLDQKQPGFPPDVLPDYLNTLGVEHHIETQDTYSIVTDKIPEGRTMCSLCSRLRRGILYRVAEELGATKIALGHHMDDMVETLFLNMFHGSRLKSMPPKLISDNKNNIVIRPLAYCRERDIARFALRRAYPIIPCNLCGSQDNLERVKIKLMLREWEKESPNRVVSIFKSMTRVSRSHLFDRTLYDFEGLTVGQDDLPDELDIAFDRESVKQLG